In Cryptomeria japonica chromosome 1, Sugi_1.0, whole genome shotgun sequence, the sequence GACAACACAGGAGCTGAACAAATAGCTTCTTTGATTTTCTCGAAGGTGTCCTTCCCATCAAAAGTCAATTTAAAATGCATTTCTTTTTTAAGCATCAGGGTGATGGGCCTCACCATCCCTACAAAATTTGCAGTAAAGTGGCTAACAAAGTTAACCTTGCCTAGGAAGGATTGGACTCCTTTCTTATTTATAGGAAAGGGGATCTGTTTTATCACTTTGACTTGATCAGGGTCAGTGGAGACTCCTTCCTTAGATACAACATGTCCAAGCAATTTGCCTTTTGGGATGCCAAAAATGAACTTCTTTGGGTTCATAGAGATTCCAAATTCTAGACATTTTTGGAAAACCAAGctccaaatgatcaaaatgatcctccttgTTTTTCGAAAACACAATGAGATCATCCAAATAAATGAGGATGATTTTTTTAGCAAACTATTTGAAAGCTAGGTCCATAGCCCTCTGGAAAGTTGCACTGGCATTTGACAACTCGAATGACATTTTTTGATAGGCGAATGTTCCCCATTTAgttgtgaaggctatcttatgctGGTCTTCTCCTTTCACCAGAACCTGATGTAACCTAAGAAACCATCCAGCATTGAGAACATCTTCAATCCTACCACTATGCTTAACAACTATTCCATTGATGGCAGAGGGTAGTGGTCTTTTAGGGATGCTTGGTTTAAGTCCCTAAAATCCACACATAGtcagatatctccattctttttcctcacgggcaccaaattggacacccatgtgcTATGTTTGATGGGATAGATAATTTTTGACTCTATCAGCTTTCTTAGCTCTTGGGCCATGAGTAACTCAACTTTTGAATTAACAGGTCTCTGCTTCTATCGGACTGGTTTGGCTCCATCGGTAAGTTCGATAGTATGCTAAATGATATCAAGGTTGTATcctttcaaatcctcataggacCATGCTAGCACACCCATGTATTTATCATAATATCAGACCAATTTCTACCAGTTTTGGAGTGAAATCTCCTTCCCGACTTTCAGGATTTTACCATAACCTACCGACATTTCGGTATAGTCTCCTTTATCAGCTGTGAGCTTCCTCTTATCACGTTTGGCATCATCCTTGTCAAAAAGATTCTCTAAGGTGATTAGCCCATTAGGGAGCTTGTTTGACTTCAACTGCATGATTTGATCCCCGTACGCCTCCTTAACCATGGGCTGTAATTGATGTGCAAACTCTCCTGAATTCTGAATGAACAGAGCAATTTGTTCATCATTCTCAAAAACCTGCCAGTGGGTATCATTATCTGGGATAGATAGTCGAATGATGATGCCAACTACTTGGGGGTTGACTAGGAAATCCATAGTGGGGTCAAAATTTGACCCAATAGTGGCCATCCGGTCAGCGGATGCATTTGCTTTGCGGGGGATTCTTTGGATGTTAAAAGAATCAAAGCTTTCGATCAAATCCCAAGTTCTGTGGTGGTAAGACCTCATATGGACATGCTTTGCACTGGAGATTCCCCAAATCTAATTGACAACAAGTTCAGAGTCCCCTAAAACTTTCAATTTCTTTATACCCATGTTTTCCGCCAACATCAGGCCCTGAATCAGTCCCTCGTACTTTGCTTCATTGTTGGAACATGTGAACTGTAAGTGAAAAGACTTTGGAATCTGCTCGCTCGAAGGTGAAGTAAAACAAATTCCAGCTCCTGAACCTACTTtacatcttgcaccatcaaaatgtAGGGTACAAAGTAAAGAGGATAAATCTCCTTGGGTAAAGGGTTCTTTAACTAGTTTTGGGACAACTTGATCTTCATAAAAAATGCAGTAAGTACCAAGACCCATGGCATGATAATTTGAATAGGGGTCAGAGTCaatgaattcttcaagaaaaacCTCTTGATTTGGAGAAGCATCTCCTATTATTTCTTCATCCTTGATGAATTCTACTATCCTTCTTTCTTTGCCGGAGATTGAGGTGTGGATTGGCTCAAAATTGAGGATAGCTTGATCTGCAACATACTCAGCATGAAGGGGTTCTGAGAGGATTTTGAGCCTAGTACCTTGCTTAGTACGGAGGATGAGGTGGGACTAGTCCAAGGATAGGTAACCTCCTATCTCAGCAGTAAAATCTCTAGAGAGGCAAAGACCAAAAACATGGGGAATATTGATAACCACTACTTCTTGAGACACTGTGACGCTAGGACATGCGAACAACATTAGCGGGAGGCTTTTAATGATGCCCACGATTTGTACCTTCTTCCCATCTAACTGCATGATGCCATGATTTAATGGCTCATACTTAATATTCAAAACCTCAACGATTTTCTTAGGCATGACGGTAGTGCTAGCGTCGAAGTCTATCATAGAGTTATGTAGCAGCTTATcccctactatgagggtcaaataaaAAGGTTTGGGCTTAGGCTTAACTTCTGATTGATATTTGGGTGGGACGTCTTGATTTTTCAATGTCGCTGCTGAATATGACCTATCTGCAGGATGCTGAGAAGCTTGCCCACTCGTCGGCAGAGAAGTAGCAGCCTTCCTACTAGGGGGGTAACCTCCTCTGACAAGGCCTCCTTCAAAAAAATCCTTTTCTCTAGGATCGCAAGAAGATCCCATAAGGATACATTAGCTGGGGCTTTCCTTAACTGCTCCACTACGTCCAATATTGATGGCAGAAACGCCTTTGTTTCTCTGGGCTTATAAGGAATGAAATCTTTCCTTGGATAAGTAACGGCGGCTGTGGGTTTCTCAGGAGCATTGTCGACGAAGGACTTCCCTGGCACATTTACATTTTCTCCTGTTAGCCAACTCTTCAATATGAGATTGTAATCTAATTGCACTTGAGGAGTCCATGAGCTCGACGATGCTGGATCATTAGTCATCACAATATCTTCTCCTTCCATCCAAGAGAAAAGTGCATGATCTGGGGCTATTTCTGCTTCCTGCTCCATCGACGTGCCCTGCATTTGTGCAATGAAGGAAGCATTATCCATACCAAGGGCCGCATAGGCTGAGTCGTTGGTTGCCATGCCTTGGCAATGCTGCTCTACAagattttgttgtagattgcctCACGGACAATTACTCGGAGTGTGTGCGTTGTTACATGGAAAATACCAAGAGTTGGTATCATTTGCCAGATTATTTTGTCCTGCTGTCAACTCTTTACCAATGCTAGGGTAGACCATTTGCAATGGATTGGGCACGGGAACTATTTGACCAGCCGGTTGATTCGAAGCAACTTGATTATTTGAGTACTGGTTTTGTTGATAAGCAGGCCTCTTATATTGGTAGTTTTGCTGAACAGGGGGTCTAGTTTGTGGTATTTGAGATCTCTTTAGATTGACTATTTCATTAGAAAAAGACCTTAGTAAATTTTTGATATCACTAACCTCTATAGCTAAAGATGAGGGAGGAGGCGGATTTTCTTGTTGGGGTCTAGGATAAGCATACATAGATTGGGGAGCGGATGAACTGGCAACAACCATTTCTGGGATATTTAGGCCATTTGGCTAATTGGATAGATCTAGAAAGATAGACATAAGCGTCCGCGATGATAGTTTCCCTGCATCAATCAGGTTATTTTATACAAAGATGGCTAAGTTGAAAGCTTGAGGGAGAGTGTTACCgcctaaagattgaatcatcaccGATATATCTGAGTTGAAAGCCTTTAGATAAAAACAAATGCCATATTGATGGGAGGATGAGAAGATAAAGGTATTCACTCCCAAGTCCTCTGAAAGCACAGATTGAACTCTATTAAAGATTCTTTTGGGGCTCTCTTTATTGTAATCAGTTGATGCATCAAAGACGACCTATCTGCTTTGTCGAAGAATCTTTGGAAAAAATGATTGCCTAGCTGGTCCCAGTTGCCAATAGAATTTGGAGTGAGGGATCTATACCAGTCCAAAGCTCTTCCTTTGAATGACGCCACTAGTAATCTGAAAGCTACGTTATGCTTGGTTATACTATGGACTATGCAGATGCTAGCTATGTCTTGCAAGTGTTCTTTGGGAGTCTTAGAACATTCCCCGGTAAACCTAGGAAACGCTTTCAGCGCAGCAGAAGGTATTTGGGCCCATGTGGTGGGTAAAACCAGAGGAATGAGAGGACTTCCATTATCCCATGTTACAAAATTTCTAGGTGGTATTTGAGCCATTACTGTGATAGGAGTAACTATAGAAGCGCTAGGGAGGCCCTGGGATGAAGAGGCAGCAAATTGATAAACACTAACCAGGGGTGGAAGAAGCAAATTGGGATTCAAAGCTGTCTGGCTCCTAGTAACAGGTTTGTGGCTCATATACTAGCCTGAATCTTGAGAAGTAAGGtctcaccgggcgtgccaaaaaaagaactgttgactctaaattttactttggaaACAAATAGCCtaatgggaaattcagtgatgggggactgaTTGCATAGGGTTCACTGAATGACCTTCAAGATTGAGAAGACGACTTTTCCTTGGTGTTTTgaggaaaggggaagaaagaaacacTTTAAAATAGTAAAAACAAGACTATTGAGGCGATGCCCCAGAGCATATTTTAAGAAGATATGAGTACATAAAAACCAACTACATATGACTTTTCTGAGCCCATTCAACAATTTACAAGTCCAGATTAGAAACATATCCAAGGTTCAATCAAATCTTTCTATAACATAAAGAAATACCTATCATGCATTTACCAAATAACAAGTGCAACACATAGTTCAATTATGGagagctcttcttgccaagcaattatggagagcttttgacattaagaaagattggagccaaatttggtttgacaaatgcattaagaatcagactatccaagggatcctcaaTGATGAAGATATCCCGGTTGGATCTTTCATCTGGAATAGTGTAACCAaagccataaaagttgcaaaagctggagctggatgggtccttggaaaagctgacaaaataaggttttgggaagacccctggatgaagaatgaagccctatttgatcaaaacaacaatcaagttattgaagaatgtaaaaggaggtttgggctgatggtttgtgactattggaaggagaataagtgggccaatcttgaggacatccatcctggTCTTTCCTCTATTCAGAATGaattgttgtccttttcccctaacaacaactatgatgatgttttcctctagaaaagtgaccctaaaggtgaattcacagtttcttctgcttataaaaacactttttctcaaatcCGCAATCCCTTTtagagtaaagtttggaacaacatcttgatccctaaagtcaacatgttcttttggtttgcttctcataatagtatccttactattgataatttaattcaaaggggcttcaaattccctaaCAGATGTGAGCTCTGTCAGAAGAAGGAGGAATAaattgatcacctattttttcattgctccttcactagggaaatctggtgtaaaatatgggaaaaatggaaaattaattgggtcatgaacaaaagcattaaggatataatatggcaatggaattatcctaccaaatgtcaaattattaaaaacctgtggtccctgaccctccccatgatatgctggggcatttggaaagaaaggaataacaagatatTTAGGGAAGAAGAGTGTAATACTTaggttgtctttgaaaaaatatgcagggctataaaggagaacatcaacatccctcacaagaataatcaacaatgggctattataaatatgaatgatatggaaaaatgcattattaCTGAATGGAACCTGATTCATAAGGTCTATAGAGtggataacaagaagaagagagaaaacattgtttggaggtgccctgattatgactggataaaggttaattttgatggggccaccaaagggaaccctggaaaggctggtggaggtggagttatcagaaatgctcaaagACAGTgtattgctgcttttgcttccccttttggaatccaaaacaaccatgtggctgaagctatggccatgcttaagagcctctATCTATCCCaggaattcaaattttaaaaaatatggcttgaaggggattccttaaatattatacaagccctcaaaggtattagttcagtctcttggaatattgctaatattattaaaaatgctaagactatccttaataactatgttagcattattttaacccatacttttagagagggtaacaaggtagtggatatccttgctaatgaaggggttaatttggaaaagggggtcaaatatataggggaagatcacattaagtgggagattaaggaacaattatattttgatcgccttaatggagcaagcaaatattatgattgaattctggggaacgagtaccaatgacagaGTTTGGGGGCGGATGAACTGCCAGTCGATGAGTGCTTCTCAGCATCATAACCAAGAACACATGTGTGcgagaggtaattgtaataatagccaggTTTGTATGAACATGAATGGTaatctcaaaattgtgaaagtctcttttcaaggagaaaccagaaacacagagttttacttgcGGGCCGAGAGTTGTAACAGAGGTGATTGTGACCtggaaagcagaatgggaggcaaccttaaCAGGAATGAACCGTCTGGCTATGAGCACTGGAAGAGCGAaaggaaggtgtggagaaggctccactgACATGGGTTCATGGactatatggagaagctccatggtagtagaagctcTGTTTCTCAGGGGTTTGCAAAAAGctggagcaataacagggctacctTTTTTGGGGAAATCTGGCACATTGATGAAAGTCTGATCTCGGAGGTTACagggctcaagatggaggggaccaaattctatagggatagaaagtatgccattgaggccttcaaaaacttccctaagaaagaggatgagaagagcaacctggagaagaaggataatacatcttacttcaccccccaacagataaaacctttctggcaaaaaattcttaaggcattaatggaatatttaactgtggatggtaggttacaaaaatttacaattatcacttcgccatcctgaaccacttccgccatggggtgaaaatttctttgccattctatcttgcttcttctcttaACGAGAGCTTGGTCGACCATATTAAAAAACCCAGTTCCTACCCTCTTGCGCACCAGGGTCTCATTttgctgatttatgaatatatgaaggataagactagggcAACAAAGGATGACCCCTTAATTCTCAATGCTCAGATTTCTAAGAAAAGCATAGACTCTGGTTCGACTGAGGAGACCagaacccctacccataaaaaaaggaaggttgatattgtgtaggaagaaaaggatgtgctttgtgaggaagaagagggaaagaataatgaagaaatttctgaaaaggagatcaataaggaggagaagaatggggaaggagaggaagggggcaattctggGAATCGTCAACATAATATTGAAGGCTCAGAAACTGAGAAAGAGactctgaagcctaaggaaggtgaaaaccctaatgcggAGGAGATGGAACAAAGCAAGGATTCTACGGAAACCATTTTGGATATCGCctgcaattgcacccttgaattcttcaatttttagaagtgggtggtggaaaacattaccagcatgcaaGGTAAACAGAGCgagttggaagttaagatcaacaagatGATCAATATGTCTGATTCTGGGAAGTAGcacgaggagatggagaatagtgaagcggaggaagaaatggaaatggaagactggctggagaaagacttgattaaaggcGACCTGAAACACCTAGAGGACGTCATCAAAATTctgaaggaacaggtggaggaggataaggacaatgtcaatgcccggatGGCCAGAAATGAGAAAGCcctgaaaagccttatggatcatagcctccaggttctaaaagtctcctcccagaacatgaacGCGCTGGTGAATcacctggaaaagaaaaaccaggagaagaacctggtggttattgaagatgctcctacttccagcctaaaaCACCAGACCTCTAGGCGCAGAACCAGGCAGACTATAgcggagaaggaaatgaagatgaaagatatCCAGACTACTCAGGAAAATACTGATTTGAGGGAAGCAGCAAAGGAAATGATGCTTTTGGTACAGGATGcaaaagaaaccatgaagaatttctaaattttgttttttgttgggcttggggccaacttcttgctggccttttgctgtcctttcctatgttgctggtctttttgctggtgTTTTGTTGTTGTAGTATTTTGttgctttattgaatatctttcttatgtatctgggttttgggtcccttaaaacctatttttaattaatcaaaaacaagtgCAACACATAGTTCAATCGgcaaaatcttagatatatatattcCTGAAGTCTTTAAAATTCTAATAGAAGAGCAAATAAAAGACCATTAATGCATACTGAGAGTAAAGTCTCACAAAGGCCATAGGTACAGCCTGATTGAATTTCTCCAGAAAACAATAAAATAGTTCTTAAGGTTGAAAAAACTACTAAGAAACTTAATTGTCCTTGCAAAGTTCTGAACCTCTTCAACAGggaaaaaactaaactaaatagaGCCTCAACTCCTACCAACCTCAGACTCCACCACCTTTCTTTTTGCACATCGTGGTCCACCTGTCTGATTTACCAGACAAACCACCCTTGAATTTGTTAGTCCTTGAAGTTGTTAGTCCCATGACGCTCTGCTCTACTGGCGCACGATGAAAGAGTCGCGATCAAAACGGTGGGCAGAGGGACAAAAAAAGATGCTTCTATGTGAACAACCCACACCACATGGCAGCTCGACGCTACTGCAAGAACAAAAAGGGAAAAATAAGTGCACAGAACCCCTGCCGAGTTGCCATCTGTCTCACTTGATGCATGCGAGCGGGAGGAACAAAAGAGGTGGGGccaccaaaaaaaagaaaaatgccgCCCATGGACTCATCCTGAAATAATGTTAACagttacctttgccaaggacccatccagctccagctttagcaactttaatagatttgatcatactattccatataaaagatccAACAGGGATATGTTCATtatagagaagggaatgaatgggctgattatgtatgtatttgtcaaaccacaccctactccaatctctcttaataccatatgccctccaaatctatttggctaacaaagctttgttgaaaggTTTAAGAGATTTAATATGTAATCCCCCATTACTTTTAGGACAACAGACTTTATCCTAggcaaccaaagaaatccttttcttatcttccacaccagaccaaagaaatatttttggaaTTCTTTCTAAAGCTTCTGCAAATTTGACtggtatactaaacaaactaagagcataaacaggtAGATTCTGAAGAGTggcttgaagaagttgaagcttaCCAGCCTACGATAACATAGAGCCTTTCCAACCAAccaattttttgttgaacttatcaattaaagaattccagaaagagtttggaggagccaaaccaagagggagacccaaataagtagaggggagcatctcaaccttacaaccaattatgttagcaatcctctgcTGCCTCAACAAGGGGATGTTGATGAAGTAAATAATAGATTTCTCCCAATTAACCTATTGTccagtagcaagggaataagatcTAAGAACACCTTTGAAGGTAGAAGCTTCgctaacagaagaatatcccaacaatattgtatcatcaacaaaatgtTGATGTGTTTAGAAGAAATTAATAgaagagggttgcaaccctttgatggtcctattctctttcaacttttgaatcaatctgCTCAAACATTCcaccaaaatagtgaaaagaatgggtgagataggatctccttgcctgagaccccttgaagatttaaaaaatatggacagagatccattaataagaatagaaaaatttggtgTAGATATCAGCTCTCTAGTGATTTTAATAACCTTCTCAGCAAATCCAAAGGCCTTcatgatcctaaaaagaacctgccattcaaccctatcataggcttttgccaaatccagcttgatgagaaatccctctttgtttgtagcattaagagagtggatattctcatgcacaagaaatatagaatccaaaatctacctGCCTCAGACAAATTCTTTTtactcctcagagataacaagggGAAGAACAACTGACAATCTAGAAGTTAGGACTTTtgaaattatcttgtaaaaagaattacaaagacttattggcctaaacttacccatagaatcagCTCCAACCATGTTAGGATTTAGAGCAATGaaagtagagttgatttctttaataattcttctagatccaaataaTTCTTTGTCAGCGTTGGCCATATCAGCCCCAACAATGTGCtaatattcttgaaagaaaaacatggcGAAGCCATCCGAGCCCggtgccttatccccttgaaaggagaaaacAACTTTTTAAATTTCATCAGCTGAAGGGATGGCAGATAATATCATTTATgattaggtccaataatcttaggaatattatcAACCAGATCTTGCTACTTAATAATGTCAATTTCCTTGCTACCTGtcaggaggttagagaagaaccttacAACTTCATCACATATGTCATCATCTTTGACAagaattttgtcatcaacaattaatTTGGAAATTCTGCTTGCTActttatgcttcattgatgtcaCATGAtagaatttagtatttctatcaccagcttctaaccaaatagccctggatctccacctccagtaaatttcttctcttgaaatagtgATGTGTAATTTGGatagaacctcatcttctttagccttggggaaCTTCTTATAACCATATTCCTGAATAGAGTTTTGAatctattctaattcctccttaagcttcctcttggattcaaaaatatctccaaaaacctttttattccaaatcttaatgttgtctttgatatttcttaatttttttaacaaatttgaacatgttagaaccatccacagttatattccaccatttggaaatggaagcttccaaggaagggtgcaaaatccacattttttcaaaccagaATGGAAAGCAGCGTTTGCCCTTAATAGGGTCAGCaataaaagaaatgggataatggtcCGATCCTATTCTGTTAATAACAAACAAAGAACATTTATACTTAAGGACCCAATcaggagtgataagggatctatctagccttacctgaataagatctcctccatccctttgattagaccaagtgtaggaggctccaaaaaggtcaacatcaatgagggcattggcattgatgaagtccataagatcaatcctgctatccagttgagcttgggttcctccaaatttgtcaatctcttgtagaggggtgttgaaatcttccatcaaaagccaactatcctGGGAAAAAATCCCTCTTTtctgctggattttatcccaaaacttACTCCTAGTAGCTTTAGAGTTtagagcataaatgttggtgaccacccattcctgtccttcagcaatgcatttcactctcatagaaatgatattaccatcttcatcaatcaaatctccatcaatagttttattattccaaaatatggcaagCCCACCAGACGCTCCATTAGAACTACTACCACAAACACCCCCCtgtttaaagaatttaaaattttcaactatttccttactcattttagtttcctgaaccaggataatgtccagcttatgatctctaataaaatTCTTAAGCACATCctgtttatggagaccatttaggcctcgtatGTTCTAGGAGATTatcttcatttggaaacctgggagtaggattcctgaatggtttgctaccttccatcagctatattttgttttctctcctggtccctatgccacttcATAGTTTTATGTCCCTATGGGGATATGGAAAGACCAATATCCACCTTAGACCTGGTTCTAGCTTTAACCCCATTAGAACAACCTgttgtcttgtttttcttttttcccactcctattatctcttcatcttcttcatctttatatgcagattgtttactattccaaggttctccttttcTCTGAGAAGAGCTGGGCGAATCAGTTCCAAAACTCtggaatagagagttaaggttaactTGGGGTGATTTGAACTGGGTCTTTTTTTCAATGATAACATCTGGACCTTCAGAGTCCTTTGAACACActttattacattcttgttctgtATCTTTTAGAgactcatattgtgattcatttatgttgccaatctcaccatcttcaagaattTATTCTATAAGTACATTTTCTTCCTCTTGAATCTGTAAAGCTTCAAATCCATTGattgttttaacttcaaatacattctcttcatcctttctgaCTTCCTTCTGAGGAGtatccttggaaggactagctttcctttcatcctttgttatatcttttgagtttcTAGGAAGTCCAATTCCTCCTTCTGATCTACCCTCAGTTTTGTTCAtcttctctttccagatctatTTGACATGATTATTGTGCTTTTGAGCATTCTTTGGGTTACTAGGACAAGCCTTTTCCCAATGTCCAGCTTTAttacaagaaaagcacacaaaagggagggattcaaactctatAACTTGTTCCCACTTACTTAGCTTGGAATTTATTTCGATAGAGCTAGGAAGGTCCATACTCTGTGAGATATTAACACATATCCTCACATACACTAGTCTCTTTCATGTTGCTGTCATAGAGTCTATAGCCACAAGCTCCTCGAAGGAATTAGCAATACTTGAGAACACatcctccaaccaaaattcaagcAAAAAACTAGGCAACCGCACCAAGATTggagcagattcaaaaaaggaatcattgagctccatttttggagaccattttcttaaggaTAAAGAAGATTTCCCAAGCATCCAGGGTCCTCCACTCAGAGCCATTTCCAAATATTCACCACAGGAGATGGAAAAGACAAAGAAACCCTTTGACAAGGCTGAGACATCAACCTATCCTTTCAACCTCCATTTTATCTTCACAaaagacctaacaacttcaatattaggtctaggtccaacaaatttccccactagagaaaaagccattagagaaatattgtggtctatgaccacATCTGGTACTGCAATAGCTAATCTACCTACCTTTCTATCAAAAATATCTTCCACAGAGGGAAAGGTCGATTTACCAGTGGGCTTATTTGCAAATAAACTGTTCCAGGGTTTGAGAACCTTGACTTCAGCCGTCT encodes:
- the LOC131857409 gene encoding uncharacterized protein LOC131857409, coding for MATIGSNFDPTMDFLVNPQVVGIIIRLSIPDNDTHWQVFENDEQIALFIQNSGEFAHQLQPMVKEAYGDQIMQLKSNKLPNGLITLENLFDKDDAKRDKRKLTADKGDYTEMSGLKPSIPKRPLPSAINGIVVKHSGRIEDVLNAGWFLRLHQVLVKGEDQHKIAFTTKWGTFAYQKMSFELSNASATFQRAMDLAFK